A window of Bacteroidota bacterium genomic DNA:
ACAATTTTATAACTTATTTGATCTCCAGGTCGCTGGTTAGTATGCCAATCAGGTTGTTGTTTTTGTCATACAACGGAATGGAGTAAGTGGTCATCACTACACCCCCTCCTCCGGCATCGTAATAAGGATTACTCCAGCAAGGCGCTTTGGTTTTTACCGGTTCTGCATACCATTCACTTACAGTATAGTCATAATTTTCGGGTAGCTCGACCTGTTTGAACTCGTTGCCGGAGCGATAAATGTAAGGTGCTACCTCATGTTTCTTTCCTTCCACTTCAGTTGGAGCAAAGGCAAGTGTTGCGCCATAAATAACGGGGTTCTTTTTGAGAAATTCAGTCAGAATGAGTGGTATCTCTGATGGTGTCAGCGTTTTCCCACCAATATTCTTTGCCAGTTCAGTCAATCCTTGTTCCACCTGAACTTTTTGGGCATCATCCGGCATATTCAAATATGATTCGTGATAATGAACAACTTTCCATCCTGACGGTTCACGCTGCCAGATCCATGTTTCGACGAGAAACTCATCATTCTTTTTATCATCCAGGGTAACATAATTCCCTTTTAAAACAGCAATCCAGGCAGCCGCATCAGGCGAGAACACTAAAACCTGGTGTTTCAACTCTTCGATTTTCTGACCCTTGAGATTGTTGTAGATATCCCTGAACATGGATATAAGATCAGATTTTGAATAGGCCATCCCTCCCGACATGAATAAAGATGTGCTGTCATCACTGAGCCATTGGAATGTGGAATCAGTATTTGCCTTTTCGACGTAAATGAGGATTTTTGCCATAAGCTGGCTAATGGTATCGTGAATTGCCTGCTTCTCCGGATCGCCAAACTGACGGTGCTCTTTACAACTGTTCATAAATGCAATACTGATCATAATGATCAGTATAAAAGAAATAAATTGCTTCTTCATACTTTTGTTGATTAAGGATTTAACAAATTCACTGAGTTTGCAGATAAATTTATGAAATTTCTCTGAGTAGAGAAGGGATATATACGAACATAATGCACCTTTTTAGAATTGAGATTTGTAAATTCATGATTATCTTTGAGTTAAATTAATACTTGTTTTTGGTATTTCTCAGGAATGAGGGGTCACTATCGACCGGAATATACATTAATTACAATTCAAAATAAACACTATATTGTTTTTCTATATTTTTAATTTCTGCATCGGTCAAGTCTTTGAATTCTATCTCTCTGGCTCTTGTCGATAAAATTCCATTATTTTGTTCTAAAAAACGAACTAATGATGCAACTACTTTGTCGGGCATTTCAAAATCATTTTCCAAATACTGCTTAAATTCATCGTATTTAGTTAAATAAGAAACTTCATTGGGTATGATATTTTGTATGGTATCAGCTACACAGTCATATAAAAACTCCGCTTGCAGGGTTGCATCAAAGTATTTATAATAATCTATCGTGTCGTTCAATACTTCTACATTATGGTCTGGGGTTTCCTTCCAATTAATAAAGTCCAATAGCGGTTGTGAATAAGACTCTAATACTTTTCTGTAGTTATCTATATGGTCAAGAATAGAAGCAGAAACAGGAAATATAATCCCTTGTTGTGAAAATTGTTTTTTTGCTAATACATGATGTATCAAATAACGATGAATACGGCCGTTACCATCTTCAAAAGGGTGTATAAACACAAAACCGAAGGCAATGATAGTTGCAGCCAGTACTGCATCTACTTTACTTTTTAACAGCAATTCATTGGTGTTTAGCAAACCTTCTATCAATTGTTCAACATCTTGCCATTTTGCGGAAATATGACTGGGGAGCGGTTCTCCTGTAGTTCGGTCATAATCGCCCACGAAGCCGCCTTTTTTACGAAAACCCATCTCTGAAAATCTTGCATTTTCTATTACGATTTGCTGTAAACGAAGTAATTCTTCTTTGGTTAACTCATTTGTACCAGCTTGACCTATGGCTTTACCCCAACGTGCTGCACGTTGGTTTTTGGGGTTTTCCCCTTCTATTGTAAATGATGCTTTGGAATCTTTAAGTAATAGAAATGCTGATGTCCGTTGCAAAATATCCTTGTGTACGCCTTGCAAATAGTAGTTTTTTTGCTCGGCAAAATTGGCTGTAATATATAATTCTAACTTTGGTGTTTTGCGTATCAAGGGACAGAAATTATGCGTACCCGGTAAATTATTAATAATTAAATGACGGGGAGATTTAATCCCCTTAATAGTATATTGAAGTTTGTCATCTAATAAAGGGATATAACTCTTTTTAAGCAAATCTTCTTTATCTGGCAGGATTCTTCCCGTAATCCATTCAATTAAAAACCATATTTTCCGTGAATATTGACCTGTTGGTTCAATATTAACCAATCCGGTTAATTGATCCACAGTATAATGTTTTGTTAAAAAGCTGAATACCAGCAAGTTTACGCCTTCATATTTAAGTGCAAAAACCAGGTGTTTGTATAAGGCTTCTATTTCTGCCTGCTGTGCATTATCTTCCGGTAAATAGCTTATCGGAAATACATTCCACTCTGCGGTCTGGTATTTTTTGTTTTGATTACAAACCAATGCAATGAGTGCAGGCATAGGGACCTCCAGGTTCAGCCCGTTAATGATTGCAGCATAACCAACAATATAACCATTCTCCGGTAAGGTTCTGCCATGAAAAACGAGTGCATTATGAGAAAAATGAGCGCTATTAGTCATATTAAATAAAATTTGAGCGCAAGTTATAATAAAAACAGGTGCAAAAGAATAAAAATAGGCGCAAATAGTTATTTTATATTAAAAACGGGCGCAATCATAAATTCATCATTCATTACACAAACATTTTTACAATAGCTCCTTTTTATATTGTTCGGGTTGCCTTGACTTACTTATTGCCAGATGGGTTCGTTCTGCCAATTATTTAAAAAGCCCAATTTGTATATTGGAATAGCAGGATTGGCATGAAAAAGGTTGATGATTTTGCTCTTTATTTGATGATTAGGGGATATCTGATTACAGAGGTAAACCATACATGAAATAATTAAAAAAGGCTTTTTTGATTGCACGGGAATAAGCGGATTGGCAAACCATAATCCTATAGGATTATTAATTTGTTCTGTTGGCCTTTTAACCATATTTCTGCTCCACAACCTTGAATGATGGGCAATTATATTTCTTATATAAGTAATTGCTTCTAGCCAACTGGAAAACTCACTGTGTGAATTTAATCCCATCTCATTTGCAATAATTGATTTTTCTGGCAGTTGGTGTTTTAAGTTTTTATATAGCTTTGATAGCGTTCCCATTGATGCTACTTCTAAAATCTTCCATGCATCTGCATCCAAGTTTGGATAACGGCTGCGTTGGTCTTTGATAAAAATTTCCTGGCTTCTGTTAAAATCCAGTTTAAGTTCATCCAATGTATTTTGATGAATGGTTTTTATAACATTGTTAATTGTAATTGTTGTTGGTTCAAAGAAAGCAGGATTTATATACCACAGACCTCCATAACTGATAGATAAATGGTAGATCATTTTAGTTCTCAGGGCAATTCCAATGAGTTCAATTGCATCAAATAAAATCAGACGTAAATCCCTGTCAAAATTGTACCGATCAATAATATCTTCGAAACAGGTATTTGGTTTAAAAGTATGCAGGGAAAAGTCTGATTGCATATCCCACCAATAGCCTTTAAGCCGATAGTAACTGATATTTTTAAGGAAATGGGCTGCCTGTGTTTCATCTCTGAAAAGCAAGCCCCTCGTTTTGAGCAGTTTTATTTGGTTAGCAATGGTGTATGCGACTTTATTTGCCATAGCTATATAAAAAAAATGACCCGTCTGCAGTTCTTATGGGATGCAAAACGGGTACTGTTGGTGCAAAAGTAATACATTTTCTATCGTTATCAACATTTATATTAAATTTTTTTCTTAAGAGCTTTACTAACATATTCACTTACAACTCTATAAAAACATATCATAAGGCATCGATTAACAAAACATTTTTTGCAGTAATCCTTTTTTGTATTGTTCGGTTTGTTGTATCTGGGTTTGGGTAAGGTTTATTTTTTCATCTATGGCAGAAAGAAAATTGGCAATTTTG
This region includes:
- a CDS encoding nuclear transport factor 2 family protein, with the protein product MKKQFISFILIIMISIAFMNSCKEHRQFGDPEKQAIHDTISQLMAKILIYVEKANTDSTFQWLSDDSTSLFMSGGMAYSKSDLISMFRDIYNNLKGQKIEELKHQVLVFSPDAAAWIAVLKGNYVTLDDKKNDEFLVETWIWQREPSGWKVVHYHESYLNMPDDAQKVQVEQGLTELAKNIGGKTLTPSEIPLILTEFLKKNPVIYGATLAFAPTEVEGKKHEVAPYIYRSGNEFKQVELPENYDYTVSEWYAEPVKTKAPCWSNPYYDAGGGGVVMTTYSIPLYDKNNNLIGILTSDLEIK
- a CDS encoding Fic family protein, with translation MTNSAHFSHNALVFHGRTLPENGYIVGYAAIINGLNLEVPMPALIALVCNQNKKYQTAEWNVFPISYLPEDNAQQAEIEALYKHLVFALKYEGVNLLVFSFLTKHYTVDQLTGLVNIEPTGQYSRKIWFLIEWITGRILPDKEDLLKKSYIPLLDDKLQYTIKGIKSPRHLIINNLPGTHNFCPLIRKTPKLELYITANFAEQKNYYLQGVHKDILQRTSAFLLLKDSKASFTIEGENPKNQRAARWGKAIGQAGTNELTKEELLRLQQIVIENARFSEMGFRKKGGFVGDYDRTTGEPLPSHISAKWQDVEQLIEGLLNTNELLLKSKVDAVLAATIIAFGFVFIHPFEDGNGRIHRYLIHHVLAKKQFSQQGIIFPVSASILDHIDNYRKVLESYSQPLLDFINWKETPDHNVEVLNDTIDYYKYFDATLQAEFLYDCVADTIQNIIPNEVSYLTKYDEFKQYLENDFEMPDKVVASLVRFLEQNNGILSTRAREIEFKDLTDAEIKNIEKQYSVYFEL
- a CDS encoding Abi family protein translates to MANKVAYTIANQIKLLKTRGLLFRDETQAAHFLKNISYYRLKGYWWDMQSDFSLHTFKPNTCFEDIIDRYNFDRDLRLILFDAIELIGIALRTKMIYHLSISYGGLWYINPAFFEPTTITINNVIKTIHQNTLDELKLDFNRSQEIFIKDQRSRYPNLDADAWKILEVASMGTLSKLYKNLKHQLPEKSIIANEMGLNSHSEFSSWLEAITYIRNIIAHHSRLWSRNMVKRPTEQINNPIGLWFANPLIPVQSKKPFLIISCMVYLCNQISPNHQIKSKIINLFHANPAIPIYKLGFLNNWQNEPIWQ